Proteins found in one Crassostrea angulata isolate pt1a10 chromosome 3, ASM2561291v2, whole genome shotgun sequence genomic segment:
- the LOC128177583 gene encoding uncharacterized protein LOC128177583 isoform X1: MKYLSMVFGMLSCGYRSLIKHWDSLVNTDYMYSFLHPISHQGSARMSFLNVGTTFNQSKPEHCTCKLHRFRKFKEFLQEKINWSGRFSSYKTGTYKDKNNNDDGVQ, from the exons atgaaatatttatcaatggTTTTTGGAATGTTATCGTGTGGCTATCGAAGCTTAATCAAACACTGGGATAGCCTGGTAAACACGGACTACATGTACAGTTTTCTACACCCAATTTCACATCAGGGATCCGCCAGAATGAGCTTTTTAAATGTGGGAACTACTTTTAATCAGTCtaag CCAGAACACTGTACATGCAAGCTACATAGAttcagaaaatttaaagaatttcttcAAGAGAAGATCAATTGGAGTGGGAG atTTTCAAGTTACAAAACAGGCACTTATAAG